The nucleotide window GGGCAGTCAGTGTCCAGTCCCAGAACACATGAGCCAGTCCCACACCAGCTGGGTCCCTGGCACAGTAAGCCCCGGTCAGataagtgggggtggggatgcacAGAGAGCCATTGTGTGGAAGCTCTGCTGTTGGGATTGAGGGCAAAGCAGGGGCTGGCTGTGCTGTCTCAGAAAGCTCAGGGCTGGGGATTTGGGGCTGGGGTGGATTGTAGGCCTGGCCCTAGCCTTTGGTGGAGATGGTGGTTGAGTgggtggtggtgtggggggaCAGGAGTTGAGCCTAGTCATTGTCATGGGAAAATAGCTCTCAGGACACAGCAGTGGGTGCTAGTCTGCTGAGCATAAGGGAGATGACGAGGTACGGAGCACAGCCCCAGGCAGAAGCAGGGGTGCTGCTGTCTTGACCTGGAGGCTCAACCACAGTCTCCTATCCTCACCCCACAGGATCTGCCAAGGCCATGTCTGTTCCATCGTCACTGAGCCAGTCGGCCATTAATGCCAACAGCCACGGAGGCCCTGCCCTGAGCCTACCCCTGCCCCTGCACACTGCCCACAACCAGCTGCTCAACTCCAAGCTGCAGGCTACGGCTGTGGGACCCAAGGACCTGCGCAGTGCCATGGGGGAGGGTGGTGGGCCTGAGCCAGGCCCTGCCAATGCCAAATGGCTAAAAGAGGGCCAGAACCAGCTCCGGCGGGCTGCCACAGCCCATCGTGACCAGAACCGCAACGTGACCTTGACCCTGGCAGAGGAGGCCAGTCAGGAGCCTGAGATGGCACCCTTGGGCCCCAAAGGCCTGATGCACCTGTACTCTGAGCTGGAGCTCTCCGCCCACAATGCAGCCAACAGAGGGCTCCGAGGATCTGGCCTGATCATCAGCACCCAAGAGCACGGGCCAgatgaaggagaggagaaggcggcaggggaggctgaggaggatgatgaggaagaggacgaagaggaggaggaggaggacttgTCTTCTCCCCAAGGGCTGCCTGAGCCCCCGGAGAGTGTGGAGGTGCCCCCCAGACCCCAGGCCCTTGCAGACGGTCCCCGAGAACACAGCAAGAGTGCCAGCCTCCTGTTTGGCATGCGGAACAGTGCAGCCAGTGATGAGGACTCCAGCTGGGCTACCTTatcccagggcagcccctccTACGGCTCCCCAGAGGACACAGGTACTTtatggagcttgacatgggggATCCGGGAGGGCAAGTGGACAGGGGTCAGGCCTCTCCAAATCAATGTCAGGGCCAGCCCAGACATGAGCCACAGAGCTGGTGTCCTAATAGTCCTCAGCAGGCCATATCCAGGTTTTCCTGGATGAAACCATTCCTGATATTCAGAGTGTTTGCACAAGTTGCTAGGTTCATCCATCATGCACACACTGATGGACGGTGGACTTAGGTgcatttatggagcacttacCAGGTACTGCCCTATGCTTATTATTAATTGTATTCCATCCTCACAGTCATACTGTGAGTTAGATGCTATTATGATGCCCATACATCATACATAGTAGGCCTGGAGAGGTTAAGTAGCTTTTCCAAGCCACAGACAGTCTGGGATCATAGTAGAACTGAGTCTAGACCTGAGCTCTTGTCCTTGCTTATCCTGCCACTGATGCACACAGCACGATGAGCCAGATGAGCTGACTTAAGTCAGCTTTTAACAGGCCAGATCTGGAGGCAACAGCAGCACCTCCCCACAGATGTCTACTTGGAAAGACTGAGGTCGGTTGTGTGCAGAGCACTACTCTGGGCTTTGTAAGGATACcgttttgtattctttgtatcAGGAATAGAATACTAACTAAAAgttaggaaataaaagaagaaagaatgaatatatcCATCTTTGTGGGGTGGGCAAGAGGGGACAATAGGTATTGGACTCCAAGGACTGATCATTAAATGTGTcccatttaaataaattgaatttccGTATTTCCTGATGTCACATAGAGATGCAGACAGAGCTGAGCAACAGAGGACAGAGATAATGGGTTGTAGCTACAAGCCCAGAGTTTTCTGGATTGGAAGACAAGTAAAGATTAGGAAAGACTCGGGTGGGCACCTGGCAGCAGGCACCATACCAGACCCCAAACTGTGGAGCCTTTGCAGGGGAGCATGTAGTTCATGCAGGTGAGCCAAAGGCAGTACAGCATCCCCTTTCCAAAAACTTAACATGGATATTTTCAAACATCtagaaaagtagagagaatagaaTAATGAGCCCAATTTATCCATGACTCCGTTTTAATAGTGACCAACACATGACTAATTTTGCTGCATCTATACCCTGACCTACTCTTGGGTCCTAGCCTATTTCAAAGCAGACACTCAAATCCATAAGTGTTTGTTTACTCATGCATTTCTAAACAAcaaaattcttctaaaaattttcaCAAAACCATTATCATTAGTACAAAAATTCAGCAATAACTtcttaatattatcaaatatcCGGTCAATGTTTATAATTTCCTAATTGTTTAATAaatgaccgccccccccccccacacacacacatcctgctATTTAAAGTTTTGATTATTTGGATCAATAACCAGTTAGTTGGAGACCTTTCCATGGTGGATGTGTATCTTAAAGTTTCTTTGGGTCTGTATGTCATGCTTCCATTCCTCCGtctgtctctctttatttttgcttgcAGAGTGTTGTTTTAAATTAGAGACACAGTGTTATTTATCTTGGGTTTTCCAGAGTCTGGATTTGTAGACTCTCCCTGTGGTGGCATTGAGCAGGTTTCTCTTCCCCTAGATTTCCTGCAGATTTGGTAGTGAGTTCTAGAGCCTTGATCAGATTTGGATTTGagaggtttttgtgtgtgtgtgtgtgtgtgtgtgtgtgtgttgcttttGCAAGAACGTTTCATAGGTGGTATTGAGTACTTTTATCAAAGGCAAAGTCTGGTTGCTTCTCTTTTCTGTGATGTTAGTAGCCTTCGATGGTCATTGTTTGGACCTCCTTTTAAAGGAGCAGCTGCTACTTCATTCCAGCTGGTTATCTATAGGGTTGCATGGGGGGGAAATGTCATCCAGTCAGTTCATGCCACTTTTCAAGGAAAACCAAAAACTGGACATTGATGTGAAATAGCCCAATTTCTAAATGTTAGCAGCCAGTTCTGTTTTTTTACAAAGTACCATGCAGGCCACACAAAATCTGAGTCTTGTATTTGTCTGTAGGTTGCTAGTTTGGAACTTTTGCCCTAGCTGTGGGGTATGAGACAGAGGCCAGATACTGGAGAGCCTGATTGGTCCAGGGGCTGCTGGGGTGGTCGCTGTAGTAGCTGCACATGTGAGCCGTCTGGGAGAAGGAGACCAGAACTGCCAAAGAAGTGGGAAGGGCCTGCTGGGCACAGGCATCAACCTCAGCGAGAGAGGACAGCCAAGGATCAAGCTCTGGTGGAGGCTATGGAAAGtggagggagtggggtggggccAGCCTCGGAAAGGGTTGAGTCACTGCTTACTCTTTTGTAATTGTGGTGCTGTGATCATGAAGGCCATGGAGGAGGTCTGGGTTCCTGTAGGAATGGAGTAGCATTGGGCAAAAGTTATTTTGTCCTTCCCAGCCTAGTATCTCCACAGAGttgttgattgaataaatgaatgaatggaagagtGAATGAACTTTACTACCTGTGTTGAGTTCATACTCAGTGCCAGACCTTGTCCTAAATGCTGAGAAGGCATAGCACAAGGGACAGAGGTTCCTGTCCTCATGGCGCTCACAGTCTAGGGGGTACAGAGAGAGACGGGCAGCTCTGATCCGCATGGTGAGCACTGGGATGGAAGATGTGCAGGAGGGCACTCAGCCTGTGTGCATGGGCGTGAGGGGGTGGGTCAGTTTTGATATGTGACCTTTACATGCAGGCCTGAAGAAGGAGTGGGTGATAGTTAGGTGAAACCTGAGGGAAGGAGGCTGGGCTTGTAGAGGATGAGGGGCATgaagagcagggagagagagacaaggggCGTGGGGGCTGGTGATCAGAAATAAGGCTCGAAGGCAGAAGGTTAGAGGCTCATAACAGCACACACACCCCGGGAGGAGTTTGAGTTCTATCCTGAGggcaagagaaaataattaagattacTAAGGTAGAGAATAGTTCAGCATTTTGAAACAATCATGTGGGCTGTAGCGTGCAGTCCACATTGGAGGAGACTAGGCTGGAGGAGGGAGCCCACCTGTGAGGCTGTTGCTGTGATCCAGGTAAGAATTCCAGGTAAAAGGGAGAAGCTTGAACTACTGTAGTGACATggggatggagaagaggaaagagcaTTATGTGACTCACTGACTCCCGAGCAAATGGCTATACCTGTTTCACCATGACGGCAtgcacagatgaatgaatgatgcaCAAACCTTTGAATTCGTGCGTCAGTGCCTGAATGAGTCGATGCAGGAGTGAAGATGTACATTCCTGAATAAATGTGTGCATGTGGCGTGGCAAAGGCCTTAGTGGGGCTGTGCTTGGAGGGAGATGTGCCAGGCTCCAGAAGGGCCTCCCAGATGGTCAGAGGGGGAGAGCAGCCCGCCCCTCCAGGACAGATCGGAAGGATGAAGCTCTTTGAAGCAGGAAGGTACAGGCTAACAGGGATGGCAGATGGATTGGTGTGTGACTCAGTCAGAAGATGGTGAATTGGTCCCCAGATTCAAGAGGTGTGTGACCCTTCATGAAGAAGGGTATGTCTGTGGAGGGCACGGTTGCTCTTGCTGTTGGTGCTCCTGAAAGGTTCCACAGGAGAGCCCGGAAGGCACTGGAGGGTCCCTGGGGAAGAGCAGGCATTTTAATTCCCTGGGGTCTGAGATGAAGGCAGGGTGGAGAGAGAAGAGGTGATAATGGCTACCTAGAAGGCTGAACAGGCAAGAGCCCCTCCTCCATGGGCCTACCTCATTTACAAACAGGGTGGTGAGAAATCTTGCTTGCATCAGGTGTGCGTCCACCTTGGGTGACCACACCTGCTCCCAGCCCCTCTGTGTGCCTGGTTGCCCAGCAGCCTGGGTCTGGGGACTGCCTGTATCCTCAGTGCTGCCTCTTGGACCAGTCAGGATTCCTGGTTTCCCTGGTAACGGGAAGCACGTCAGCAGTCTGGGCGCTCCCAACCGTCCTGGTGCTGCGGTTGCCGAGGAGACGCTGCAGCCTAGCTGGGCCCTGGCAGGTGAGGGGGGCTGTGCAGGGAAGCCCCAAGCCCAGCCTCAAGCTTGCTGGGGCCCAGCCTTCAAGGCCCACTTTTGGGCTCAAACTGCAGGGCAGGTTCTGGGCAGGGGAGGGATCCCCGGGAGCTCTGAAGCCACACCCTTTTTGTGCTGAGAGCTAGTCTTTGCAGGGCCCCAGGTGGCTGAGGTATTCCTGAGGGGCTGAGTTTCCTGGTGTCCTCCAGACTAGGTTTGACTGTGGCACTCTGATGCCCATTACGGGGTGGGATGGAGATTCAGAATTGGGGGAGGGGAGTCAGgattagaaagaagaaatgtgGGCAGGAAGGGCTAGGGTCTTATGAGGACCCTCTatttcccgccccccccccacggAGGTCCCATGGTGGTCCTGGCCCCTCCTTAGTGAGCGCCAGGCGGGGGAGGATCTTGCCTGGCAGGCGCTCTGCCCTGGTGAGAAGGGGGCGGGATGAGCTTTCTCTGCAGCCCAGCACCAGGCTGTGAGCCCAGCTggctgggctggaggggctgtgaggagggagggtggaggcaggaggggctgggaacCAGCGCCATGTTCTCCCAGGACTTTTTCCTGGCCATCATCCTTCAGGACAGCAGCCCAGGTGAGGGGTAGCATGAGGCTGGGCAGAATATGAGGTGGGGCTGggtagggaggagaggcagaggaggcatAAACTGGGTTACAGGGCTGGAGTGGTGTGGCTCTGCTGGAAGAAGAGGGGTGTATGTCACAGGTATACGTGCATGTGCATAAGACGTTTGCCTGCATCTGTGTGTGGCAGGGGTcaaggtgtgagtgtgtgtggtaTCTGCACACACGAGGCAGAGGTTGACTGAGTGTGCATTCACTATCTGTGTGGTACCCACACATGTGTTGGGGGTTGTTGTGGGTGTGGTCTCTGCACACATGTGGTAGGAGCTGATACATATAACCGTGTGTGTGCATACCTCTGTATGGTGACTTCGTTAAGGTATGGCTGGAGTTGGGTTGTATGTGTGTTTGCccctgcacatgtgtgtgcacctgtgatACCCACCGTCTCTGCTggtattttctgtgtgtgtacacCCTTGTGTTTGTGGTGGCTGCACAGGTGTGTAGTAGGGCTTATATGTGTTGTGTGTTtgagtgcacgtgtgtgtgcaagagctgacaagtgtgtgtgtgcctgAGATATGGGCATATATGATAGGAGGTCAGTTAGGGTCACccagcctccttctcctctctctgtcttcctccttccctctatgTGGGCACATTAGCCAGGAGCAGGGTCCAGGAGGAGACCTGAGTCATGTCCCCTGCTGGTGGTCCCCCATGTTGTGGCTCCCGACTGCAAGCTCTCGGAAGAAGCAGGAACTTTGTGCTGGAacccttcccccatcccttccTGTCCACCATGGGATCTCCACGAGGGGATTGGCATAAGTACCTACTGTATGCTTGTTGGGTGGGTAGACCCTCATCAGTCCCCCCCAACCCACCCAGCAGATTCCTTCTGGAACCCCAACGCCTTCGAGACGGATTCCGACCTGCCAGCTGGATGGATGAGGGTCCAGGATACCTCAGGGACCTACTACTGGCATATCCCAACAGGGACCACCCAGTGGGAGCCCCCAGGCCGGGCCTCTCCCTCACAGGGGAGCAGCCCCCAAGAAGAGTCTCAGGTAAGCTCACAGGCCTGTTGTTTTTTGTACAGGGGTGGAGGGGTGTTGCTGCCAGAACAAGATAAGCTACCCACTTATTGCTCCTCCCTCTTCATAGCTCACTTGGACAGGCTTTGCCCATAGAGAAGGCTTTGAGGATGGAGAATTTTGGAAGGTGAGGGGACCTGCTCTACAATGGGGGAGCTGGAGAAGGGGCATCATTTTGGTCCTGactcctctctcccctttccaaGGATGAACCCAGTGAGGAGGCTCCTATGGATTTGGGACTGAAGGACACTGAGGAGGGGGCATTGCCCTTCCCAGCTCAGAGCCTCAGGTGAGTGGGAAGGCATGATACAGTGGGCTGGCAGGGGGATAGACCTCTCTGGGAGGGGCATTAGGACAGCTCCACGTTTGAGCATCTGTACCAAATGTTACCATATTCCTCCAGCCCAGAGCCATTACCCCAAGAGGAGGAGAAGCTGCCCCCACGGAATGCCAACCCAGGGATCAAGGTTTGTTTAAGACCAATGCCTATTCCTCAGGCTGGGGCTCCTCTATGTGCAGGAGACCCCCTGTGTCATGTTCTGGGGGGCATCTCTGGTCTCAGTAAGCTCTCCAGGTCCTGAGTTAGGAGTTTTTCCAGTCTTAGCATAGATCCCTGTTTCTGAGCCAGAGGCACATCAGTGTTTCACTCAAGCAGCCCAGTGGCTTGGCAGGGGCTCCATCCAGGCTTGACTCAGATGCTTCCTTGTGCTGGCAGGGGTCTCCTCTGAGACCATCCCCCTCCCGCCAACTATATCCTGTTGGAGAGCTTTTCAGTCTTAGCTCAGAGCATCCTCCCAGCTGCCATGTTCTGAGTCAGGAACTCCTCTGCTCTTAGCAGAGAGTGTCCTATGGGTCCTCTGGTTCTAGCTCAGACCGTATACCTCCCACCCCCTCTTCTATATCTGGCAGTGTTTCGCCGTGCGCTCCCTAGGCTGGGTGGAGATGACCGAGGAGGAGCTGGCCCCTGGACGCAGCAGTGTGGCAGTCAACAACTGCATCCGTCAGCTTTCCTACCACAAAAACAATCTGCACGACCCCATgtctgggggttggggggaggtgaGGGCTGAGCTGGTGGGTATGGTTCagtggagaagggaagggagctgtgagagagaggagagctggGCTGCCTGAGCAGTgtctgggggagggaggtgtCAACCCCTTGCAAGTGACAGCCTAGTGAGATTGTTGTGTGATCCCAGGTTGGGGCCTTGGGAGATGGTTTCTAGCAATGACCAGATGATAAAGGGAGTCACGTAAGGGATGACAGATGTGACCTCTACTAGAGTGAAGCCTGCAAGGTGGGTGATCCACCACCAAGGCCAGGACCCCACATCTGTGGCTGACCTCCCCTGAGCTGGAGGTGGCAGAGATGAGTCACCTCCCCAGCTGGGGCTCCACTGAGTGCCTGCTTCCTGGGCCCACAGGGAAAGGACTTGCTGCTACAACTGGAGGACGAGACACTAAAGCTGGTGGAGCCGCAGAGTCAGGCCCTACTGCATGCCCAGCCCATCGTCAGCATTCGAGTTTGGGGCGTCGGGCGGGACAGTGGAAGGTGGGAGCTGTGCCTGGGACCCTAGGGTGGGGGCTCATCTGGCAGTCAGAGTGGGGGCCCTCCTTCCTGACTCTACTCTTTGCCTCTCTTATGCTGCTGGAACCAGAGAGAGGTACTTATACCTAATTTACCCTGACCATTCCTCCTCCCACACTAGGACCAGATACCTCAAAGCACCCAAGTTCCCTTATTCCGCCCTGCCCCTTCTTGCCCGCTGTGCTCGCCCATTTTCCCCTACCTCGGCATGCTTGCCTGTCTACCCACCAGCCAGAAGGCAGCACCCACAGGACACCATCCTGAGGGCAGAAGCCCTGAAGGAGCTGTGAGGGACAGGGAGG belongs to Canis lupus baileyi chromosome 23, mCanLup2.hap1, whole genome shotgun sequence and includes:
- the APBB1 gene encoding amyloid beta precursor protein binding family B member 1 isoform X4, producing MSVPSSLSQSAINANSHGGPALSLPLPLHTAHNQLLNSKLQATAVGPKDLRSAMGEGGGPEPGPANAKWLKEGQNQLRRAATAHRDQNRNVTLTLAEEASQEPEMAPLGPKGLMHLYSELELSAHNAANRGLRGSGLIISTQEHGPDEGEEKAAGEAEEDDEEEDEEEEEEDLSSPQGLPEPPESVEVPPRPQALADGPREHSKSASLLFGMRNSAASDEDSSWATLSQGSPSYGSPEDTDSFWNPNAFETDSDLPAGWMRVQDTSGTYYWHIPTGTTQWEPPGRASPSQGSSPQEESQDEPSEEAPMDLGLKDTEEGALPFPAQSLSPEPLPQEEEKLPPRNANPGIKCFAVRSLGWVEMTEEELAPGRSSVAVNNCIRQLSYHKNNLHDPMSGGWGEGKDLLLQLEDETLKLVEPQSQALLHAQPIVSIRVWGVGRDSGRDFAYVARDKLTQMLKCHVFRCEAPAKNIATSLHEICSKIMAERRNARCLVNGLSLDHSKLVDVPFQVEFPAPKNELVQKFQVYYLGNVPVAKPVGVDVINGALESVLSSSSREQWTPSHVSVAPATLTILHQQTEAVLGECRVRFLSFLAVGRDVHTFAFIMAAGPASFCCHMFWCEPNAASLSEAVQAACMLRYQKCLDARSQASTSCLPAPPAESVARRVGWTVRRGVQSLWGSLKPKRLGAHTP
- the APBB1 gene encoding amyloid beta precursor protein binding family B member 1 isoform X3, whose amino-acid sequence is MSVPSSLSQSAINANSHGGPALSLPLPLHTAHNQLLNSKLQATAVGPKDLRSAMGEGGGPEPGPANAKWLKEGQNQLRRAATAHRDQNRNVTLTLAEEASQEPEMAPLGPKGLMHLYSELELSAHNAANRGLRGSGLIISTQEHGPDEGEEKAAGEAEEDDEEEDEEEEEEDLSSPQGLPEPPESVEVPPRPQALADGPREHSKSASLLFGMRNSAASDEDSSWATLSQGSPSYGSPEDTADSFWNPNAFETDSDLPAGWMRVQDTSGTYYWHIPTGTTQWEPPGRASPSQGSSPQEESQDEPSEEAPMDLGLKDTEEGALPFPAQSLSPEPLPQEEEKLPPRNANPGIKCFAVRSLGWVEMTEEELAPGRSSVAVNNCIRQLSYHKNNLHDPMSGGWGEGKDLLLQLEDETLKLVEPQSQALLHAQPIVSIRVWGVGRDSGRDFAYVARDKLTQMLKCHVFRCEAPAKNIATSLHEICSKIMAERRNARCLVNGLSLDHSKLVDVPFQVEFPAPKNELVQKFQVYYLGNVPVAKPVGVDVINGALESVLSSSSREQWTPSHVSVAPATLTILHQQTEAVLGECRVRFLSFLAVGRDVHTFAFIMAAGPASFCCHMFWCEPNAASLSEAVQAACMLRYQKCLDARSQASTSCLPAPPAESVARRVGWTVRRGVQSLWGSLKPKRLGAHTP
- the APBB1 gene encoding amyloid beta precursor protein binding family B member 1 isoform X2; amino-acid sequence: MSVPSSLSQSAINANSHGGPALSLPLPLHTAHNQLLNSKLQATAVGPKDLRSAMGEGGGPEPGPANAKWLKEGQNQLRRAATAHRDQNRNVTLTLAEEASQEPEMAPLGPKGLMHLYSELELSAHNAANRGLRGSGLIISTQEHGPDEGEEKAAGEAEEDDEEEDEEEEEEDLSSPQGLPEPPESVEVPPRPQALADGPREHSKSASLLFGMRNSAASDEDSSWATLSQGSPSYGSPEDTDSFWNPNAFETDSDLPAGWMRVQDTSGTYYWHIPTGTTQWEPPGRASPSQGSSPQEESQLTWTGFAHREGFEDGEFWKDEPSEEAPMDLGLKDTEEGALPFPAQSLSPEPLPQEEEKLPPRNANPGIKCFAVRSLGWVEMTEEELAPGRSSVAVNNCIRQLSYHKNNLHDPMSGGWGEGKDLLLQLEDETLKLVEPQSQALLHAQPIVSIRVWGVGRDSGRDFAYVARDKLTQMLKCHVFRCEAPAKNIATSLHEICSKIMAERRNARCLVNGLSLDHSKLVDVPFQVEFPAPKNELVQKFQVYYLGNVPVAKPVGVDVINGALESVLSSSSREQWTPSHVSVAPATLTILHQQTEAVLGECRVRFLSFLAVGRDVHTFAFIMAAGPASFCCHMFWCEPNAASLSEAVQAACMLRYQKCLDARSQASTSCLPAPPAESVARRVGWTVRRGVQSLWGSLKPKRLGAHTP
- the APBB1 gene encoding amyloid beta precursor protein binding family B member 1 isoform X1; the protein is MSVPSSLSQSAINANSHGGPALSLPLPLHTAHNQLLNSKLQATAVGPKDLRSAMGEGGGPEPGPANAKWLKEGQNQLRRAATAHRDQNRNVTLTLAEEASQEPEMAPLGPKGLMHLYSELELSAHNAANRGLRGSGLIISTQEHGPDEGEEKAAGEAEEDDEEEDEEEEEEDLSSPQGLPEPPESVEVPPRPQALADGPREHSKSASLLFGMRNSAASDEDSSWATLSQGSPSYGSPEDTADSFWNPNAFETDSDLPAGWMRVQDTSGTYYWHIPTGTTQWEPPGRASPSQGSSPQEESQLTWTGFAHREGFEDGEFWKDEPSEEAPMDLGLKDTEEGALPFPAQSLSPEPLPQEEEKLPPRNANPGIKCFAVRSLGWVEMTEEELAPGRSSVAVNNCIRQLSYHKNNLHDPMSGGWGEGKDLLLQLEDETLKLVEPQSQALLHAQPIVSIRVWGVGRDSGRDFAYVARDKLTQMLKCHVFRCEAPAKNIATSLHEICSKIMAERRNARCLVNGLSLDHSKLVDVPFQVEFPAPKNELVQKFQVYYLGNVPVAKPVGVDVINGALESVLSSSSREQWTPSHVSVAPATLTILHQQTEAVLGECRVRFLSFLAVGRDVHTFAFIMAAGPASFCCHMFWCEPNAASLSEAVQAACMLRYQKCLDARSQASTSCLPAPPAESVARRVGWTVRRGVQSLWGSLKPKRLGAHTP